A window of the Erpetoichthys calabaricus chromosome 10, fErpCal1.3, whole genome shotgun sequence genome harbors these coding sequences:
- the scyl3 gene encoding protein-associating with the carboxyl-terminal domain of ezrin isoform X1 — translation MGAESSALKKCTLEEPLLTLPSGLTIYSAVLEDGRPASVFVYKHENEDKVNQAAKHLKTLRHPCLLRFLSCSVVVDGIHLVTEKVQPLELVLESLSSEEICAGLYDILNALVFLHDRGKSTHNNICISSIFVSEDGHWKLGGMETVCKFSEATPEFLDSIKTVRDQSAVPPEEKDNCFKILPDKHGHARDAYSFGILVEKLFPLLYENVPKDVLESFQHAVKTTLLNSEPSARCSLSKLVSHSFFSTEFLQIVNFLKTLTLKTEDEKNEFFKFLLDKVQSVPEDLLATRLVPKLLNSLVFAEPIAIKSFLPHLLKPKTDASYQDSLLSPAVYRKYIVPHLLKLFKVNEEHVRIVLLLHIEDYAQMFSQDELKHQILPQVLLGMRDTSDVLVAMTLQSLAVLVPLLGAQVVVGGERTKVFKRTTPNFTKSTDVTPEGSPVHVGNSFKAHVAQPSKITSVKVYPKPFEAKSQKLGIFKSLETKEDVKLPVLSESAALRSAELEKKLGINGYCEKKEKSTRLITVEEWPDWSDAEDRDAEKISEIQVRTAENNLNHITSHDQMDEAVEEEPWDDFEACNEKSIVYSSATVSATSQVTSTLQKSLQSKALKLSSVSKASKVNNEENVNNNWYQIQPPEAKQTSQLLEKTSKVEKNVLNVGLGEEFTIHVKRKNQSDPEMDLFADMVPDIKLSSAPLILQPSRTDTYEARPVRSETAERNQIDTLLLPAKFDAAIDLTETEAVGWDDGDVNWEEENNW, via the exons ATGGGTGCAGAGAGTAGTGCGCTGAAGAAATGCACATTAGAAGAACCATTGTTAACTCTGCCTTCTGGATTAACAATCTACTCTGCTGTTTTAGAAGATGGGAGGCCTGCTTCTGTTTTTGTATACAAGCATGAAAATGAAGATAAAGTCAACCAAGCTGCCAAA cATCTCAAAACTCTACGCCATCCTTGTTTGCTGCGTTTTCTGTCCTGTTCAGTTGTGGTTGATGGGATCCACCTGGTGACAGAGAAAGTCCAACCCTTGGAATTGGTTTTGGAGAGTCTCTCATCTGAAGAGATTTGCGCTGGGCTGTATGACATATTAAATGCTCTAGTTTTCCTACACGATCGA GGAAAATCAACTCATAATAATATTTGCATCTCATCTATCTTTGTGAGTGAAGATGGGCATTGGAAACTAGGTGGAATGGAGACAGTTTGCAAATTTTCTGAAGCAACACCTGAG ttcttAGACAGCATAAAGACAGTAAGGGATCAAAGTGCTGTTCCACCAGAGGAAAAA GATAACTGTTTCAAGATTTTGCCAGACAAACATGGTCACGCACGAGATGCCTATTCCTTTGGAATTTTAGTAGAAAAACTTTTCCCACTGTTGTATGAAAATG TGCCTAAGGATGTTTTGGAAAGTTTCCAGCATGCTGTTAAAACTACCCTGCTGAACTCTGAGCCATCGGCTCGTTGCTCTCTTTCCAAACTGGTATCACACAGTTTTTTCAG TACAGAATTCCTACAAATAGTTAATTTTTTGAAAACATTGACGTTAAAGACAGAAGATGAGAAGAATGAATTTTTCAA ATTTCTTTTAGACAAAGTTCAGTCTGTACCAGAAGATTTATTAGCAACACGCCTTGTTCCCAAATTATTGAATTCACTTGTATTTGCAGAACCTATAGCAATCAAAAGTTTTCTTCCACATCTCCTTAAGCCTAAGACAG ATGCAAGCTACCAGGACAGTCTGCTGTCACCAGCTGTTTACCGTAAATATATTGTTCCACACCTCCTGAAGCTGTTTAAAGTGAATGAGGAACATGTTCGCATTGTATTACTTTTACACATTGAAGATTACGCACAAATGTTTTCTCAGGATGAACTGAAACACCAAATTTTACCACAG GTACTGCTGGGAATGAGGGACACTAGCGATGTTTTAGTTGCTATGACCCTCCAGAGCTTGGCGGTGCTAGTTCCTTTGCTTGGAGCACAAGTGGTTGTTGGTGGCGAAAGAACTAAAGTCTTTAAACGCACAACTCCAAACTTTACTAAGTCAACAGATGTAACACCAGAAG GATCACCAGTTCATGTAGGAAACAGCTTTAAAGCACATGTTGCTCAGCCATCAAAAATCACCTCAGTTAAGGTATATCCAAAACCATTTGAAGCAAAAAGTCAGAAGCTTGGAATCTTTAAATCTTTGGAAACAAAGGAGGATGTTAAACTTCCAGTTTTATCAGAATCAG caGCATTGAGAAGTGCAGAACTCGAGAAAAAATTGGGAATTAATGGATActgtgagaaaaaagaaaagagtaccCGCTTAATAACTGTGGAGGAATGGCCAGACTGGAGTGACGCTGAAGATCGTGATGCAGAGAAAATTTCTGAAATTCAAGTAAGGACtgcagaaaataatttaaatcataTTACAAGTCACGACCAGATGGATGAAGCAGTTGAAGAAGAGCCTTGGGATGATTTTGAAGCTTGTAATGAGAAGAGTATTGTTTATTCTTCAGCCACAGTCTCTGCAACTTCACAAGTGACTTCGACATTGCAGAAATCACTGCAGTCAAAAGCTCTAAAATTGAGTTCTGTATCAAAAGCCAGTAAAGTGAACAATGAAGAAAATGTCAATAATAACTGGTACCAAATCCagccacctgaagctaaacagaCTTCACAACTTCTGGAAAAAACAAgtaaagtagaaaaaaatgttctaaatGTTGGCTTAGGAGAGGAGTTTACAATACACGTTAAAAGGAAGAATCAGAGTGATCCTGAAATGGATTTGTTTGCTGATATGGTTCCAGATATTAAGTTGTCCTCGGCACCTTTAATCTTACAGCCTAGTCGAACAGACACTTATGAGGCAAGACCAGTGAGAAGTGAGACAGCCGAGCGAAATCAAATTGATACGCTGCTACTTCCAGCCAAGTTTGATGCTGCTATTGATCTGACAGAA
- the scyl3 gene encoding protein-associating with the carboxyl-terminal domain of ezrin isoform X3, producing the protein MGAESSALKKCTLEEPLLTLPSGLTIYSAVLEDGRPASVFVYKHENEDKVNQAAKHLKTLRHPCLLRFLSCSVVVDGIHLVTEKVQPLELVLESLSSEEICAGLYDILNALVFLHDRGKSTHNNICISSIFVSEDGHWKLGGMETVCKFSEATPEFLDSIKTVRDQSAVPPEEKDNCFKILPDKHGHARDAYSFGILVEKLFPLLYENVPKDVLESFQHAVKTTLLNSEPSARCSLSKLVSHSFFRFLLDKVQSVPEDLLATRLVPKLLNSLVFAEPIAIKSFLPHLLKPKTDASYQDSLLSPAVYRKYIVPHLLKLFKVNEEHVRIVLLLHIEDYAQMFSQDELKHQILPQVLLGMRDTSDVLVAMTLQSLAVLVPLLGAQVVVGGERTKVFKRTTPNFTKSTDVTPEGSPVHVGNSFKAHVAQPSKITSVKVYPKPFEAKSQKLGIFKSLETKEDVKLPVLSESAALRSAELEKKLGINGYCEKKEKSTRLITVEEWPDWSDAEDRDAEKISEIQVRTAENNLNHITSHDQMDEAVEEEPWDDFEACNEKSIVYSSATVSATSQVTSTLQKSLQSKALKLSSVSKASKVNNEENVNNNWYQIQPPEAKQTSQLLEKTSKVEKNVLNVGLGEEFTIHVKRKNQSDPEMDLFADMVPDIKLSSAPLILQPSRTDTYEARPVRSETAERNQIDTLLLPAKFDAAIDLTETEAVGWDDGDVNWEEENNW; encoded by the exons ATGGGTGCAGAGAGTAGTGCGCTGAAGAAATGCACATTAGAAGAACCATTGTTAACTCTGCCTTCTGGATTAACAATCTACTCTGCTGTTTTAGAAGATGGGAGGCCTGCTTCTGTTTTTGTATACAAGCATGAAAATGAAGATAAAGTCAACCAAGCTGCCAAA cATCTCAAAACTCTACGCCATCCTTGTTTGCTGCGTTTTCTGTCCTGTTCAGTTGTGGTTGATGGGATCCACCTGGTGACAGAGAAAGTCCAACCCTTGGAATTGGTTTTGGAGAGTCTCTCATCTGAAGAGATTTGCGCTGGGCTGTATGACATATTAAATGCTCTAGTTTTCCTACACGATCGA GGAAAATCAACTCATAATAATATTTGCATCTCATCTATCTTTGTGAGTGAAGATGGGCATTGGAAACTAGGTGGAATGGAGACAGTTTGCAAATTTTCTGAAGCAACACCTGAG ttcttAGACAGCATAAAGACAGTAAGGGATCAAAGTGCTGTTCCACCAGAGGAAAAA GATAACTGTTTCAAGATTTTGCCAGACAAACATGGTCACGCACGAGATGCCTATTCCTTTGGAATTTTAGTAGAAAAACTTTTCCCACTGTTGTATGAAAATG TGCCTAAGGATGTTTTGGAAAGTTTCCAGCATGCTGTTAAAACTACCCTGCTGAACTCTGAGCCATCGGCTCGTTGCTCTCTTTCCAAACTGGTATCACACAGTTTTTTCAG ATTTCTTTTAGACAAAGTTCAGTCTGTACCAGAAGATTTATTAGCAACACGCCTTGTTCCCAAATTATTGAATTCACTTGTATTTGCAGAACCTATAGCAATCAAAAGTTTTCTTCCACATCTCCTTAAGCCTAAGACAG ATGCAAGCTACCAGGACAGTCTGCTGTCACCAGCTGTTTACCGTAAATATATTGTTCCACACCTCCTGAAGCTGTTTAAAGTGAATGAGGAACATGTTCGCATTGTATTACTTTTACACATTGAAGATTACGCACAAATGTTTTCTCAGGATGAACTGAAACACCAAATTTTACCACAG GTACTGCTGGGAATGAGGGACACTAGCGATGTTTTAGTTGCTATGACCCTCCAGAGCTTGGCGGTGCTAGTTCCTTTGCTTGGAGCACAAGTGGTTGTTGGTGGCGAAAGAACTAAAGTCTTTAAACGCACAACTCCAAACTTTACTAAGTCAACAGATGTAACACCAGAAG GATCACCAGTTCATGTAGGAAACAGCTTTAAAGCACATGTTGCTCAGCCATCAAAAATCACCTCAGTTAAGGTATATCCAAAACCATTTGAAGCAAAAAGTCAGAAGCTTGGAATCTTTAAATCTTTGGAAACAAAGGAGGATGTTAAACTTCCAGTTTTATCAGAATCAG caGCATTGAGAAGTGCAGAACTCGAGAAAAAATTGGGAATTAATGGATActgtgagaaaaaagaaaagagtaccCGCTTAATAACTGTGGAGGAATGGCCAGACTGGAGTGACGCTGAAGATCGTGATGCAGAGAAAATTTCTGAAATTCAAGTAAGGACtgcagaaaataatttaaatcataTTACAAGTCACGACCAGATGGATGAAGCAGTTGAAGAAGAGCCTTGGGATGATTTTGAAGCTTGTAATGAGAAGAGTATTGTTTATTCTTCAGCCACAGTCTCTGCAACTTCACAAGTGACTTCGACATTGCAGAAATCACTGCAGTCAAAAGCTCTAAAATTGAGTTCTGTATCAAAAGCCAGTAAAGTGAACAATGAAGAAAATGTCAATAATAACTGGTACCAAATCCagccacctgaagctaaacagaCTTCACAACTTCTGGAAAAAACAAgtaaagtagaaaaaaatgttctaaatGTTGGCTTAGGAGAGGAGTTTACAATACACGTTAAAAGGAAGAATCAGAGTGATCCTGAAATGGATTTGTTTGCTGATATGGTTCCAGATATTAAGTTGTCCTCGGCACCTTTAATCTTACAGCCTAGTCGAACAGACACTTATGAGGCAAGACCAGTGAGAAGTGAGACAGCCGAGCGAAATCAAATTGATACGCTGCTACTTCCAGCCAAGTTTGATGCTGCTATTGATCTGACAGAA
- the scyl3 gene encoding protein-associating with the carboxyl-terminal domain of ezrin isoform X2, with protein MGAESSALKKCTLEEPLLTLPSGLTIYSAVLEDGRPASVFVYKHENEDKVNQAAKHLKTLRHPCLLRFLSCSVVVDGIHLVTEKVQPLELVLESLSSEEICAGLYDILNALVFLHDRGKSTHNNICISSIFVSEDGHWKLGGMETVCKFSEATPEFLDSIKTVRDQSAVPPEEKDNCFKILPDKHGHARDAYSFGILVEKLFPLLYENVPKDVLESFQHAVKTTLLNSEPSARCSLSKLVSHSFFSTEFLQIVNFLKTLTLKTEDEKNEFFKFLLDKVQSVPEDLLATRLVPKLLNSLVFAEPIAIKSFLPHLLKPKTDASYQDSLLSPAVYRKYIVPHLLKLFKVNEEHVRIVLLLHIEDYAQMFSQDELKHQILPQVLLGMRDTSDVLVAMTLQSLAVLVPLLGAQVVVGGERTKVFKRTTPNFTKSTDVTPEGSPVHVGNSFKAHVAQPSKITSVKVYPKPFEAKSQKLGIFKSLETKEDVKLPVLSESALRSAELEKKLGINGYCEKKEKSTRLITVEEWPDWSDAEDRDAEKISEIQVRTAENNLNHITSHDQMDEAVEEEPWDDFEACNEKSIVYSSATVSATSQVTSTLQKSLQSKALKLSSVSKASKVNNEENVNNNWYQIQPPEAKQTSQLLEKTSKVEKNVLNVGLGEEFTIHVKRKNQSDPEMDLFADMVPDIKLSSAPLILQPSRTDTYEARPVRSETAERNQIDTLLLPAKFDAAIDLTETEAVGWDDGDVNWEEENNW; from the exons ATGGGTGCAGAGAGTAGTGCGCTGAAGAAATGCACATTAGAAGAACCATTGTTAACTCTGCCTTCTGGATTAACAATCTACTCTGCTGTTTTAGAAGATGGGAGGCCTGCTTCTGTTTTTGTATACAAGCATGAAAATGAAGATAAAGTCAACCAAGCTGCCAAA cATCTCAAAACTCTACGCCATCCTTGTTTGCTGCGTTTTCTGTCCTGTTCAGTTGTGGTTGATGGGATCCACCTGGTGACAGAGAAAGTCCAACCCTTGGAATTGGTTTTGGAGAGTCTCTCATCTGAAGAGATTTGCGCTGGGCTGTATGACATATTAAATGCTCTAGTTTTCCTACACGATCGA GGAAAATCAACTCATAATAATATTTGCATCTCATCTATCTTTGTGAGTGAAGATGGGCATTGGAAACTAGGTGGAATGGAGACAGTTTGCAAATTTTCTGAAGCAACACCTGAG ttcttAGACAGCATAAAGACAGTAAGGGATCAAAGTGCTGTTCCACCAGAGGAAAAA GATAACTGTTTCAAGATTTTGCCAGACAAACATGGTCACGCACGAGATGCCTATTCCTTTGGAATTTTAGTAGAAAAACTTTTCCCACTGTTGTATGAAAATG TGCCTAAGGATGTTTTGGAAAGTTTCCAGCATGCTGTTAAAACTACCCTGCTGAACTCTGAGCCATCGGCTCGTTGCTCTCTTTCCAAACTGGTATCACACAGTTTTTTCAG TACAGAATTCCTACAAATAGTTAATTTTTTGAAAACATTGACGTTAAAGACAGAAGATGAGAAGAATGAATTTTTCAA ATTTCTTTTAGACAAAGTTCAGTCTGTACCAGAAGATTTATTAGCAACACGCCTTGTTCCCAAATTATTGAATTCACTTGTATTTGCAGAACCTATAGCAATCAAAAGTTTTCTTCCACATCTCCTTAAGCCTAAGACAG ATGCAAGCTACCAGGACAGTCTGCTGTCACCAGCTGTTTACCGTAAATATATTGTTCCACACCTCCTGAAGCTGTTTAAAGTGAATGAGGAACATGTTCGCATTGTATTACTTTTACACATTGAAGATTACGCACAAATGTTTTCTCAGGATGAACTGAAACACCAAATTTTACCACAG GTACTGCTGGGAATGAGGGACACTAGCGATGTTTTAGTTGCTATGACCCTCCAGAGCTTGGCGGTGCTAGTTCCTTTGCTTGGAGCACAAGTGGTTGTTGGTGGCGAAAGAACTAAAGTCTTTAAACGCACAACTCCAAACTTTACTAAGTCAACAGATGTAACACCAGAAG GATCACCAGTTCATGTAGGAAACAGCTTTAAAGCACATGTTGCTCAGCCATCAAAAATCACCTCAGTTAAGGTATATCCAAAACCATTTGAAGCAAAAAGTCAGAAGCTTGGAATCTTTAAATCTTTGGAAACAAAGGAGGATGTTAAACTTCCAGTTTTATCAGAATCAG CATTGAGAAGTGCAGAACTCGAGAAAAAATTGGGAATTAATGGATActgtgagaaaaaagaaaagagtaccCGCTTAATAACTGTGGAGGAATGGCCAGACTGGAGTGACGCTGAAGATCGTGATGCAGAGAAAATTTCTGAAATTCAAGTAAGGACtgcagaaaataatttaaatcataTTACAAGTCACGACCAGATGGATGAAGCAGTTGAAGAAGAGCCTTGGGATGATTTTGAAGCTTGTAATGAGAAGAGTATTGTTTATTCTTCAGCCACAGTCTCTGCAACTTCACAAGTGACTTCGACATTGCAGAAATCACTGCAGTCAAAAGCTCTAAAATTGAGTTCTGTATCAAAAGCCAGTAAAGTGAACAATGAAGAAAATGTCAATAATAACTGGTACCAAATCCagccacctgaagctaaacagaCTTCACAACTTCTGGAAAAAACAAgtaaagtagaaaaaaatgttctaaatGTTGGCTTAGGAGAGGAGTTTACAATACACGTTAAAAGGAAGAATCAGAGTGATCCTGAAATGGATTTGTTTGCTGATATGGTTCCAGATATTAAGTTGTCCTCGGCACCTTTAATCTTACAGCCTAGTCGAACAGACACTTATGAGGCAAGACCAGTGAGAAGTGAGACAGCCGAGCGAAATCAAATTGATACGCTGCTACTTCCAGCCAAGTTTGATGCTGCTATTGATCTGACAGAA